A window from Dioscorea cayenensis subsp. rotundata cultivar TDr96_F1 chromosome 10, TDr96_F1_v2_PseudoChromosome.rev07_lg8_w22 25.fasta, whole genome shotgun sequence encodes these proteins:
- the LOC120270232 gene encoding uncharacterized protein LOC120270232, whose amino-acid sequence MDYIKDIMARLKPDFICLVETKSNSIRIQRFCARFSRHWVWAAVPSNGYSGGIIVLWKRFNGIVTPVASSRMALHLIITTSEDSWILSTIYNSQVLSEHKNLWKSLSGLSQLDSPWLLTGDFNAITSEEEHKGGSFRNYSSKSKAFTTFIQSNNLLDLGFTGSCFTWCNGHDGLTRRWARLDRFLSNSNWFIKFNYISNQHLARINSDHSPMFLIAHDSPSPSSRIFRFENIWLDYEGCHSSVVNAWNATPSTSPMHSFTHFISQTKLNLCRWKRSSICHIDEELKNIEQEINAIDQHHFSSDTWGSTWLRALRNRHAALLKQKTIYWGQRARSQWITKGDQNSSFFHSSVKIRRHRNRVRAIKDTSGTIFTEHIDLENCFVHHHKNHWTSSSIFTIDSLLNAMPDDFPVLSDEGQSFF is encoded by the coding sequence ATGGATTACATCAAAGATATCATGGCTAGATTAAAACCAGATTTTATCTGTTTGGTGGAAACGAAGTCTAACTCCATCCGCATTCAACGTTTCTGTGCCAGGTTCAGCAGACACTGGGTTTGGGCTGCTGTTCCGTCCAATGGTTACTCTGGAGGTATCATTGTCCTTTGGAAACGCTTCAACGGTATAGTCACCCCTGTCGCGTCTTCCAGGATGGCGTTACATCTCATTATTACCACTTCCGAGGATTCTTGGATTCTTTCGACTATTTACAACTCCCAAGTCTTATCAGAGCACAAGAACCTCTGGAAGTCACTCTCTGGACTTTCTCAGTTGGATTCTCCTTGGCTTCTCACTGGTGACTTCAATGCCATCACGTCCGAGGAGGAACATAAAGGGGGTTCTTTTAGAAACTACTCTTCAAAATCCAAAGCTTTCACCACTTTCATCCAATCTAATAATCTCCTTGATCTTGGTTTTACAGGTTCCTGTTTCACTTGGTGCAATGGACATGATGGTCTAACCAGACGTTGGGCCAGACTGGATCGATTTTTATCAAACTCAAACtggtttattaaatttaattacatTTCCAACCAGCACCTTGCCCGCATTAACTCTGATCACTCTCCTATGTTTCTTATTGCCCATGACTCCCCTTCTCCTTCTAGCAGAATCTTTCGCTTTGAGAATATCTGGTTGGATTATGAAGGATGTCATAGTAGTGTTGTTAATGCCTGGAATGCTACCCCTTCTACTTCTCCGATGCATTCTTTCACGCATTTTATTTCCCAAACTAAATTAAATCTTTGCAGATGGAAACGTTCCAGTATTTGCCATATTGATGAGGAATTGAAGaacattgagcaagaaattaatGCTATAGATCAACACCACTTTTCTTCCGATACCTGGGGTTCGACATGGCTCAGAGCTCTCAGGAACCGTCATGCGGCCCTTCTCAAACAGAAAACGATATACTGGGGTCAAAGAGCTCGCTCCCAATGGATAACTAAAGGTGACCAAAACTCTAGTTTCTTTCACAGTTCAGTCAAGATTCGCAGACATAGGAATAGAGTTAGAGCTATCAAAGACACATCAGGTACTATCTTTACTGAGCATATTGACTTAGAAAACTGTTTTGTTCATCATCATAAAAATCATTGGACGTCTTCCTCGATTTTTACCATTGATTCTCTGCTTAATGCCATGCCGGATGATTTCCCTGTGTTGAGTGATGAGGGACAGAGCTTCTTTTGA